In Gossypium arboreum isolate Shixiya-1 chromosome 6, ASM2569848v2, whole genome shotgun sequence, the following are encoded in one genomic region:
- the LOC108484371 gene encoding probable WRKY transcription factor 40 (The RefSeq protein has 1 substitution compared to this genomic sequence) → MEPAWVDTTLDLNINPCFRTNKAMKREFEGDVAESAPVKYESGVLVEELNRVSAENKKLTEMLTVLCEQYYSLQHQFMELVNKNPEIETTAAATTSSSKKRKAEWEDYGANMIGFSGNTETSSSDDGSPKTPKDCIKPKVSRVQVRTNPSDNSLIVRDGYQWRKYGQKVTRDNPCPRAYFKCSFAPSCPVKKKVQRSAEDPSILVATYEGEHNHHEHHRSPPAEISLNSNNNTPSSNTGSGPVSSAPTKALASTVTLELLQPAGLGGDETERAALQIDAPAIQQILVHQMAASLSRDPNFTAALAAAISGRAV, encoded by the exons ATGGAACCAGCTTGGGTGGATACTACTTTGGATCTCAACATCAACCCTTGTTTTCGCACCAACAAAGCTATG AAACGAGAATTTGAGGGAGATGTGGCTGAGTCGGCACCAGTTAAATATGAG AGTGGAGTGTTGGTGGAGGAATTGAATCGGGTCAGCGCCGAGAACAAGAAGCTAACTGAGATGCTAACAGTTCTATGCGAACAGTATTACTCTTTGCAGCACCAATTCATGGAATTGGTCAACAAGAACCCTGAAATTGAAACTACTGCTGCTGCAACAACATCATCATcaaagaagagaaaagctgagtgGGAGGATTATGGTGCCAACATGATTGGATTTAGTGGGAACACTGAGACCAGCTCTAGTGATGATGGCTCACCTAAAACTCCCAAGGACTGCATTAAACCTAAGGTTTCTAGGGTTCAAGTCCGCACAAATCCTTCTGATAATAGCCTG ATAGTAAGGGATGGATATCAATGGCGAAAATATGGTCAAAAAGTCACAAGAGATAACCCCTGTCCCAGAGCATACTTCAAGTGCTCTTTTGCCCCAAGTTGTCCGGTCAAGAAAAAG GTGCAAAGAAGTGCTGAAGACCCATCGATCTTGGTGGCAACATATGAAGGAGAGCACAACCACCATGAGCACCACCGTTCTCCACCTGCTGAAATATCATTAAGCTCCAACAACAACACCCCTAGTTCCAACACTGGTTCGGGTCCTGTTTCATCTGCCCCAACCAAAGCTTTAGCTTCCACTGTAACACTAGAGCTGCTTCAACCAGCTGGTTTGGGCGGCGATGAAACCGAAAGGGCAGCCCTACAAATCGACGCACCAGCAATCCAACAGATTTTAGTTCATCAAATGGCGGCTTCTTTGAGCAGAGACCCCAATTTCACGGCAGCCCTTGCTGCAGCCATTTCAGGAAGAGCTGTGTAG